The genomic interval AAGAATTTCATTACGATTTTTGGTGAATTTTCAATAAGGATTGGGCCATGGAGCACAGGCTCAACCCAAGGCGAAGCGAACAAGGCCAAGCCTCGGGAGGGTTTGGGGGCAACAATCCCGAGAAATTTTTTTGACCTAATTTGTGACTCAAGAATCACTATATAGAAAGTTCGCTTAAGTGAAGCTCAggtagagagttcgctcgagacTCGCTTGAGTGAATAACCCAATAATTGCATgtgaaattatgatttatgcCATACAACCCAATAAATGTGCACTTAATGAATAGTATAGCTAGTCAAGAATTGTGTATTTTCACcttaaaatatattgtcatttctcaagataaataaaattctatACAATTTTGTAGACATAGACACGTTATCGAATCATGTAAATCTTTGTATTGTGTGATTGATTTCTTGTTACTTTATTTTTGTCATCatagtttagaaaatttttcGGTCTTGACATTGAAACTAGTGGAATGTCTTATAGTGTGGTCTTGACATGAGAATGTGCTGTGCTCGTAACATATGAATGGTTAATTAAATCATGCATTATATATCGTGTCATATACAGAGTGCAcgataaattaataaaagagtATACATCCATGAAAGAAGCCATGATGCATGTTTATCACATGCCTGCCCAATCTGACTCCTACGGTTGTTGTGCCCTCACATTATTGTACGTGGGGTATATGATCATCACCTTACGCAGAAGGGATGCATCCATGGAGTAAAAGGTCGGGGGATCCTTGTCCacgatttttttaattgttttttctttgttctctttaataaaatatatatatttgtgagaAGTCGTTTTGCTTATTATTGACATTGTGTTTCAATCAAGTCGGAAACGGGAAGAAAGTGGGGCAGGGCAGGGCAGGCACTGAATGTCAGCCTTGTCAGGTGCGTTAGGTTACGAGCCATTTTCATGCCGACGTGTTGTCAGAAATGCTAAACGTTTCGAAATGGTGTCGAAAAtgtgttttaaataatttttttttaataattaaaaaaatattttttaataatgttataatttttttaaaaaatatttataatgattaaaaaaatacataaaaaaaatgaaaagaaaaataaaaaaataaaatatactgcTCGGGACAACTATTCGAAAAGTATATTGCTGCTTGAATATGCGCATTCGCATGAGGTTATGAGAATGACATCACCCTCCCTACGTAATGTCATTCTCGAGTAACATTTCGTGATAGTTGCTACTGACCTCATGGGTGATTACAGAGGTGAATCCAGAGAGGTGAGAGCTTCAAGAAAGGTTGTTGCATGGAGAAGTAGTACACTAGATAAGAATTTTCCTGTTTAGATGCATGCATACCAGAAAGTGCCAGCTTAGAGATATAGTGGACATGATCATGCTTATTGAAAAACATGAAAGAAACATACAAACCCAATCAATTGAAACATCCAACATATCAGCAGTTACTCTCTCTGGATCTACTGGCGCTCTACTTGAATTGTCACATGACTGATATTGTACTCTCTTCTGATGTAGTCTATGACCTTGTTCAGAACCATGTCAGCATCAGCCTCGGACTTAATTATAACGTGGCAGGCCAATAAGACTTTCCCTACTGTTATGGCCCAAATGTGCAACTCATGGACAGCAACTACCTCCTGCATCTCACAGAGACCTTTCTCAAGCTTTGTGGCATCAATTTCCCTAGGTGTGCTCTCCATCAAAACCTCCAGAATGTTCCTCAGCATCCTTATTGTTGTCCCCAGCACAATTGCAGAAAATACAAGGGTACATATCAGATCAATAATCTTCCATTGAGGCTTATACCATATAATTGCCCCACCGATCATAACCCCAACACTTTGAATAGAATCCCCAAGTACATGAAGATACGCCCCCTGTACATTAATGTTCCGTTGCTTTCTCTGTTTAGCTCCATACTTTGACTTCCTTTCACCTTCACTGCTTGTCTTCAGCAGAGGCTTGGTTTGATCTTCTTCGTAAGCATGATGGTGCTCATCATCATATTTGTAGTGCCtctcatgatgatgatgtgtGGTAATGGTTATCCCATGGCTATGCATTTCATCATGACCCCCATGAGTATGATCATGATCACCATGGCCATGATCATGTCTACCATGGTCATGGCCATGaccatgatcatgatcatgtcccAACAAGAGAGCCATGGCAATATTAACCACTAAACCAAATGCAGCAACAACAAACATAAGAAAGCCCTGAACCTCACCAGTACCATTCATAATTCTAGCGATCGCTTCATAAACAAGGATCCCAGTAAGAAGCCATATCATCTGGATGGAAATAAGAGCACCTAAGATTTCAATTCGGAAGAAACCGTATGATTGGCGTGGATTTGCTTCCCATCCGGATGCCCAGAGTGAGAATAGCGAAATTGCAAATGCAGCAACATCAGACAACAGATGAGCTGCATCGGTCAAAATTGCAAGACTGTTGGCTTTAATACCTCCAGCAACTTCAACACTCATGAAGATGACACAGAGTATAACAGCAATCAAAAGTTTCCGCATGGATGCCGACCGTTCTTTGGCATCTTCAGAACTGGTTTTAGGATCTGAAAATCCACATGCTGCTTCCCCACAAATCTTACTCCCAGCCAGACTTGGTCCCACAGCTGGCACATCTCCACACACCTCAATTATATGGCCATGTTCAGAATTTTGCACTTCCATCtgaaaattaagaaacaatGACAAATATGAATGATTATAACAACAGAATGACATTATAACTTATTGCATCATTGGTTAACAAAATACAGAATGTTCAGGATACCAtctcaaaataaagtttatgcacaataatAGGAATCCAAGACTGTCAAGACAAGTAACTCAATGAATAGAATATGGAGACCAACAAAGAGGAAATGAAGTGCATAAATATGCGTTTGACCTTCTCACAAGAGCCTAAGAATGCGCTCTTgacaataaaagataagaaatcaCTGTGCAACATCATAAAAAGACCATATATTTGCACAAACTCCACCAATAAATTTCGAAGCCCTAGATTTCCTACATTTTCCTTACCTGCTGATGGTTTATGGATGAATTAAGCACAACCTACAAACCAAAAAAGTACTTCATTCCCAAATTTGTGTACTTGATCCTCAACATTGCAATGCAGCAACGACAAAAACTTTCCCATGCTAAACCCCAAAAATATATCTCTAGTCCATAAAGCATTTACCTATTCACCAGGTATGTGAATTCCTAAGAAGCCGCCGACTAAAAATTtgctaaaaattttttttgtgcaactcattatattcatatttcaattataaGTTCCTAAATGAAACTACTTTATGTCTTATACAGAacattttacttatttataattctattattaaaaattttctcTATTCCTAATCACACAAGCAGTCACTACCAAACTGGAAGACATTCCAGTTTTTATATTTAGTCATCCAAAGGCCTCTATGTTAATTCTAATAGACAAAGAATAAATAGAAATGGCAACAGGTAGGAACCATAAATCCCAACATTAAATCATACTGGAGGAAGTATGGTGTTCTCCCTTTTTTCCACATCATTTCACCAAATCTGGCACGCACCCAAGGTAGGGTGATACTTCATGCTGTTGCCAAAGATCACCGCTAATATGCTTCAACACAtaacaaatgtaaaaaataaggatAGAAAGATCTTGAGATTTATTGTAGGACAataaaatcacacaaaaaatatCTCGTCCCGTTTCAACCtatccaaagaaaaatcaatcCAGATAACCATTCTCTTCGCTTCATTCAAAGACTCGGCAATTAAACCTTCTAGTATTCTAAGTTCCTACCACcacacaaagaaaaaacaaccaAAGCAGGTGGGACCTGAACTTTCAACTCTATTATTATAGGTTCTGTTTGTTAAAGGCGCATAATTTTGCTGCAGTCAATCACATAGCTTCCAGAAAATGTATCCCTCATGAACAAACAAACAGAAGAAGGTATAAGTGTAACTTCCGATATCCCATTCTTATTTTGGATAAATCAGCAAGTCTTACAGACAAAGTTTTTAACCCTCTGTTGTCTTCCTATATTTCATCCATCATCCTTTAAACGTTTTATGCCAGCTCCACATTGAACATTTCTGTCTGCACTTCCATTGTAAACACCAAGTCCTAGAAGATGCCAATGATTATTTCTGCACACCATTGTAACCATCATTGAAACCAAAGTGCTTTTTTCCACCAAGTGCTATTTTGAAACCATTGTAACCACCAAGCCCTTGAGGGGAAAAAGTACTTTGGTTTCAAAATAGCAAAATGGAAACATAGTCTACGGAAAATACACATTAGAGAAGATGCCAATGATTAATTCTGCACAATACTATATCTACCACTACCTTCTGCTATTGCCAAGGTATAGTAAACGGTTTCAAATGACAACACTAATTTTTTTGAGCCAACAATGACGTAGATAACCCAACAAACCAACTCAAACTCATTGTCTCATTAAAACTGGTAACTTCGGATCTCCATTGAGACTACAATAGGCCATCACTGTTCCGTGCTTCTGTTCATTATTCCGATTGGCAGAAGATCTAAAAACATCCACAATTCTTAAGTAAATGTAAAGTCACTGTAAATTCATTGCATAGCCCAAGGCCAGAAAATCAATGATcgctaattattttttgaagtacTAGAATAAACTCTCAGAACCGAACTCGTCACTCATGAAACATGATACAATTGAAGACTTAAGTTAACTTTTTTGAACATTTCTAAGGCAATTGAGAATTAACTTTCACACataatttaatgatttaaacCCAAGAAAACAGCCATGAGCCATGATCCTATGTAGACGAGCATTTTGGATCAAaggaataaaattaatattggtCTGTCCTATCAACAGCAGAAACAAAAACTAACTAGTAATCACCGgtttatttatgttaatttgGAAAACCTCCAACCTCGGTCATTGAGACAAAACGAAATCCAATCATCCATGAAGAACACAATAACGAACTACGTCAGCAATGCTCATAAGAATCCGAGAACCATAAGCACAAGGCAATGTCACGTTAAACAGGCATAAAAAAGGTAATCAaatcccaaacaaaacaaagaaacacGCTTTCTTCCACCAATGAGTTTGAAAGGGTTTAAAAcgaataaaaaacaataaataaagcatACTTCCTCGTGAATAATGATCTGGAAGTGAAAGTGGCAATAAATTTCAATGCTCttaaaacaaatagaaaaataatcgaccgaaagagagagagagagagagagagagtgatatATATACCTTGAACCTTCAATTTGATGCGAAAGGATCGTTCAGTCAAtaggaaatgaaaaataaataaatataaaagcagGCAGCgatgatgagcttttgggtctCAGAATCTCAGATCCTGTGTTTCAGTCCAGGGCTCGGTGGTCATATATTCTATCTTCgcacaagaaaatgaaagaatgaaacaCTAGTACGTACTATCTTAGTACTAGAAAATATCTTTAGAAGACaaagggattttttttataatattaatggccacaaaaacataaaccatcaactaaaaTCATCTGTTTCGAGTCTCGACATCCGAAACGAATTTGTTTGCTTGTAAATGAATGTTCATTATTGACCTGAAAGGGGAAAATAGAAAGGACAAAGTGAATGCCAATGGAGGACATtgcatttttacaaatttatccTTTTTTCTAGTCCTACATTAAATATAGTTTCTATCAGAAAATTAGAAGTAAAGAGTTATTAACATATAAAAcagttattattatatatttattattgtaaaataatttatacggttattaataaataaaataattatttatatatgtaagaataacaagaagaagaaagttagGTTGAGAACAGAGAATGGAAAGGAATGTTTGAAAACTTCtgattcatttcatatatatttcgtttACACAGTGCCATtgctttatataaaaaatggaCAGACACAACTAACAGACTAGGGAATATTCGTACTACCTCTATTCTGTACACCACAAATAACTACcactaaaatttacataaaaatacattacagCTCATCTATGAGAAGGGCTATTTAGTAAATTGACTGAAGGTTTGTTATAAGAGGCAGATTCACTTGATGGAGAATGTGACTGCATATCAGGACCTTTTATACTGTCATCAGCAGCTGCATCCACATGATCTGGACTAAGGGAATGACTGATGCCATGCTGCTCTAATACCCCcccacaagatggagaatagatgttttctattcccatcttggagaAGTGTGAGTAAAGAACATGAGAAGGTAGAGACTTAGTAAAAATGTCTGCAAGCTGTGAAGTTGTGTGAACATGGGCGGTCTTGATGCTTCCTTCTTGAATTTTGTCTCGAACAAGATGACAATCCACTTCAATGTATTTTGTCCTCtcatgaaaaactggattgGCTGCTATATGTAAAGCAGCTTGGTTGTCACAAAAAAGTTCAGCAGCTTGTGGGTGAGAGATGGAGAGGTCCTTGAACAACTGTCTTAGCCAAGTGAGTTCAGTAGAAATGGAAACCATTGCACGATATTCTGCTTCAGCAGATGACCTTGAGACAACtatttgtttcttggatctccaagaaatgagagaatgaCCCAAGAAAATGCAAAATCCAGTGATGGATTTTTGGGTGTCTGGGCAAGAGGCCCAATCTGAATCATAGTAACCTTTAAGGTGAATGGAAGATGTAGAGGAAAGTAGAATACCTTGGCCAGGTGCATTTTTGAGATATCTCAATACCTTATGTGCTGCAGCAAGGTGGGAAGATGAGGGATGGTCCATAAACTGACTTAAGACTTGGTTGGGATAACTAAGATCAGATCTTGTTAAGGTTAGATAAAGTAACCTTCCAATAAGTTGTCTATATGGAGTAGGATCAGAGAGAGGTGTTCCAGAGGATTTgcttaacttgtggttttggtCCATGGGGAGCTTTAAGGGTTTGCAAGCTAAGAGACCTGAATCAGCAAGGATATCGATAGTGTATTTCCTTTGACAGAGGT from Juglans regia cultivar Chandler chromosome 2, Walnut 2.0, whole genome shotgun sequence carries:
- the LOC108992388 gene encoding metal tolerance protein 1-like; the protein is MEVQNSEHGHIIEVCGDVPAVGPSLAGSKICGEAACGFSDPKTSSEDAKERSASMRKLLIAVILCVIFMSVEVAGGIKANSLAILTDAAHLLSDVAAFAISLFSLWASGWEANPRQSYGFFRIEILGALISIQMIWLLTGILVYEAIARIMNGTGEVQGFLMFVVAAFGLVVNIAMALLLGHDHDHGHGHDHGRHDHGHGDHDHTHGGHDEMHSHGITITTHHHHERHYKYDDEHHHAYEEDQTKPLLKTSSEGERKSKYGAKQRKQRNINVQGAYLHVLGDSIQSVGVMIGGAIIWYKPQWKIIDLICTLVFSAIVLGTTIRMLRNILEVLMESTPREIDATKLEKGLCEMQEVVAVHELHIWAITVGKVLLACHVIIKSEADADMVLNKVIDYIRREYNISHVTIQVERQ
- the LOC108992430 gene encoding uncharacterized mitochondrial protein AtMg00810-like — protein: MKRPPGYTKGQPDQVYKLHKSLYGLKQASRQWYDKFSTSLVQFGFTQSKVDYSLFTLITATSFTALLVYVDDIVVASSSFDSISILKTFLNTHFRIKDIGTLRYFLGIEVARSPKGIHLCQRKYTIDILADSGLLACKPLKLPMDQNHKLSKSSGTPLSDPTPYRQLIGRLLYLTLTRSDLSYPNQVLSQFMDHPSSSHLAAAHKVLRYLKNAPGQGILLSSTSSIHLKGYYDSDWASCPDTQKSITGFCIFLGHSLISWRSKKQIVVSRSSAEAEYRAMVSISTELTWLRQLFKDLSISHPQAAELFCDNQAALHIAANPVFHERTKYIEVDCHLVRDKIQEGSIKTAHVHTTSQLADIFTKSLPSHVLYSHFSKMGIENIYSPSCGGVLEQHGISHSLSPDHVDAAADDSIKGPDMQSHSPSSESASYNKPSVNLLNSPSHR